The sequence GAATAAAATCATGAAAAGTTTATTAGATCAGGAATTTTCAGACAGTAACATTGTCATTACAAAAACAGAGGATTTGCTGAACTGGGCCCGTTTATCGTCAGTCTGGCAGCTTGGATTTGGCCTTGCCTGCTGCGCAATCGAAATGATGGCTACATCGGCCTCACATTACGATTTCGACAGGTTTGGAGTCATTCCCCGTGCAACACCCCGCCAGGCTGATGCCATAATCATTTCAGGCACTGTTACTCTCAAGATGGCCACACGTATCAAGCGTCTCTACGAACAGATGCCCGATCCCAAATATATAATCTCAATGGGAAGCTGCTCCAATAGCGGCGGACCGTACTGGGAGCACGGCTATCACGTATTAAAAGGAATTGACAGGGTCATTCCGGTTGACGTTTACGTTCCCGGCTGCCCCCCCAGGCCTGAGGCTTTGTTAGAAGGCCTGTTAAAACTACAGGAAAAAATCAGAAACGAATCACTGGTTAAGAAAACCGCATGAAAACTAGAGAAGAAATTTTTAATATCCTGAAACAGGAATTTCCGGAGGATGTTTTTGAACTCCTCAACCAGCCCTCTGAACCGATAATTATGGTTGACCCGAAGGCAATTCATAAGATCTGCTTTTATCTGAGGGATACCGAAGGGCTGAAGTTTGACTCTTTAATGGTCCTTTCCGGCGCTGACGATGCAAACGGTGAAAAAGTTACCGATGCAGACGGTTCAGTTACAATTAACGGCGGCACACTGAGCGTATACTATCACCTGGAATCAATTCAACTCGGACAGAAAGCAACCTTAAAGGCTGCAACTCCAAGGGATAACCCTGAAGTTGAATCAGTTGAAGGCGTCTGGAAAAGTGCCAACTGGCATGAAAGAGAAGCCTACGATATGTTTGGCATCAAATTCCTGCACCACCCGGATCTCAGAAGAATCTTAATGCCATACGACTGGGAGGCAGGATATCCACTCAGAAAAGATTATAAGAATCCGGAATTCTATCAGGGCATGAAGGTTCCCTACTGATTTAATCCGGCATAAAATAAAACAAATTCCGGTAAAAACTATTGATAATGATTTAGCGAATAAAAAATGGCATTAAAAACTGAAGAAATGGTATTAAACATGGGGCCCCAGCACCCTTCAACACACGGCGTGCTGCGGCTTGAAGTTGAACTTGACGGCGAGCTGATTGTCAACGTAAAACCCCATATCGGATATTTACACCGCTGCTTTGAAAAACATGCTGAGGCGATGAACTATAACCAGGTCATCCCCTATACAGACAGGCTTGACTATCTGGCTGCCATGTATAACAGCTTCGGCTACGTGATTGGAGTTGAAAAGCTGCTCGGAATCCAGGTCCCTGAAAGAGTTGAATATATCAGGGTCATAATGGGAGAGCTTCAGAGAATTGCATCCCACCTGGTTGCAGTAGGAACATATGGCGTCGATATTGGTGCCTTTACCCCCTTCCTTTACGGCTTCAGGGACAGGGAAAAAATACTGAGCCTGTTTGAAATGACCTGCGGCGCACGCATGCTTTATAATTATAACTGGGTTGGCGGACTCTCGCACGACCTGCACCCGGATTTTGTGCCGATGGCAAGGGAGTTCCTGAAGTATTTCAAGGGAAGCCTTGTAGAATTTAACAACCTTCTTTCATACAATAAGATCTTTATTGAACGTACTGCCAACGTTGGCGTTCTGCCCCTGGATACTGCCATAAGCTACGGCATCACAGGTCCTAACCTTAGAGCAAGCGGAATCAAGTGGGATTTAAGAAAGAACGATCCATATTCTGTTTATGACAGGTTTGATTTTGAGATCCCTATGGGTTCGGGCGAGAAAGGTACAACAGGCGACTGCTGGGACCGTTACTACGTCCGCATTAGAGAAATGGAAGAAAGTGTTAAGATAGTAGAGCAGGCTCTGGATCAGCTGCCTGAAGGTGACGTGCACGCGGCTATTCCAAAGAGAATTAAACCTGCCGTAGGTACTATCTACAGCCGTGTGGAAAACCCGAAAGGAGAATTAGGATATTTCATCATCAGCGACGGATCAGTGAATCCTTATAGAATGAAGGTCAGAGGTCCATCCTTTGTTAACCTTGCAGTCTTGGGTGAATTGTGCAAAGGTCATCTTGTTGCTGACGTAATAGCAATTTTAGGTAGTATAGATATAGTTCTGGGAGAGGTGGACAGATAATGTATAATCTATTAAACAATCTTATCGGCAATGAATACGTTGCTGCCGTAATTGCTGCAGCTCTTCCATTATTCGTATTTATTCTGCCCTTCGCACTTGCAGCAGTTCTTCTTGAAAGAAAAGTCTCGGCATTTATGCAGGACAGGCTCGGGCCTAACCGTACAGGTTACCGCGGACTTCTGCAGACAGTGGCTGATATTTTGAAACTCATTCAGAAAGAAGACATCACTGCTACGGATGCCGACAAAAAGCTCTTTAATTTGGCTCCGGTCCTCGTTTTTGCCGGCTGTTATGCCGCCTTTGCTGCAATTCCTTTCTCAGGCGCTTATATCGGAGCCGACATTGACCTTGGAATGTTCTTTATCGTGGCTATTTCAAGCCTTGTTGTTGCCGGCATCTTAATGGGCGGCTGGGCTTCGAATAATAAATATTCTCTGATCGGCGCCATGAGAAGTGCCGCCCAGATGATAAGCTATGAAATACCAACAGCTCTTGTAATTCTTTCACTTGTTCTTGTAACAGGCACATTAAGCCTTCACCAGATAAGCGAACAGCAGACTGCTTATTTCTGGAACTGGAACATTTTAGGCGGTGCGGGACTTGGATTTTCAAAGCTCCTGCTTATCCCCTTCATGATTGTAGGCTTTATAATCATTTACATCAGCTCTCTTGCTGAAGTAAACAGAACACCTTTTGATATTCCTGAGGCAGAAAGCGAGCTCGTAGCGGGTTTCCACACAGAATATTCAGGTATGAAATTCGCAATGTTCTTCCTTGCTGAATACGCAAACATGTTTGCAGTTTCATCAGTTGTGGCAGCACTTTTCTTCGGCGGCTATCAGTCTCCTTTTGGATATCTGGGCAACACGCTCGGCATCTCATGGCTGGTTCCGCTTGAACAGTTCTTCTGGTTCACGGCAAAAGGAATGTTCTTTGTGCTTGTACAGATGTGGCTCAGATGGACTCTTCCGCGTCTGAGAGTTGACCAGCTGATGACTGTCTGCTGGAAATATTTAATCCCTTATGCTTTTGTTAATTTGATCATCGTAGGTCTAATAACTTTACTTTAATATATGAAACAATATCTTAAAAATACCTGGGAAGCCATATGGACCGTTTTAGTGGGAATGAAAATTACGCTAAAGCACTTGTTTATGCCTTCCGTAACAATTCAATACCCTGACGTTAAGGTTCAACTTCCTGACAGGGCACGTAACAGATTATACGTTAATATTGACGACTGCATCGGCTGTGACCAGTGCGCAAGAGCATGTCCGGTAAGCTGCATCTCAATTGAAACAGTAAAGGGAATGCCCACAGAAGATTTAGGCAAAACTTCCAACGGCAAGAAAAAAGCTCTTTGGGTAACCCAGTTTAATATAGATATTGCAAAGTGCTGCTTCTGCAGTTTATGCACATATCCCTGCCCTACCGAATGCATAAAGATGACTGATGTTTATGAGTTTTCGGAATATGAGAGAGCTAATCTATTATACAAATTCTCTAATATGACTGAAGAAGAAGTTGCCGTAAAGAAAGAGAATTTTGCAAAAATGGAAGCCGAAAAAGCAGCAGCAAAAGCAGCCGCCGCAGCAGCTCCCAAGGTGCCGAAACCAGCTCCGGCAGCAGAGGCAACTAAAACAGATACAGAAAACAAATAATAAAACGGTGAAATTATAAATGAACATCTATGATATAGTATTCTATCTGTTTGCAGCTATCACACTGGCCTCGGCCTTTGTGGTTGTAACTGCCAGAAATATAATCTATTCAGCCTTCAGCCTGCTCTTTACATTCTTCGGCATTGCGGGTTTGTATGTACTGCTCGGTGCCGACTTTATAGCAGTTGTACAGCTGATGGTTTATGTTGGTGGCATTCTTGTTTTAATTCTCTTCGGTGTCATGCTGACAAATAAAATAACCAGCGTCCAGATCAAGACCGGTACACTGCAGGTTATTCCTGCAATACTTGGTACGGCTCTCATGGCAGGTGTTTTAATTAAGATCTTTACGGGTACAAACTGGCATTCACAAATGGCACAGTACCCTACGAAAACGACGGCATATGCACTGGGACACATACTTTTAACAGATTATGTACTGATATTTGAACTTCTTGGAATTCTTTTGCTCATTGCCCTGATCGGTGCGGCTACAATAGCAAGAAAAGAAGAAAAAGCAAGCTAAAGCAGTTTTAAGCAAGTTCTTTCTCTGAACAAATTTTATAAACAGTTATTTCAAAATTAGATTCCGGAGCCTGAATTGGTTCAAGTTGGATTAACCCATTTTTTAGTAGTAAGTGCAATTCTTTTCTCACTGGGAATTTTCGGCATTGTAACACGCAAGAATGCCGTTATGGTACTGATGGGACTGGAACTGATCCTGAATTCAGCCAACATTAACTTTGTCGCTTTTTCAAGGTTTGGTAATTTTGGACTGAACGGACAGGCCGTAGCACTTTTTGTTATTGTATTGGCGGCTGCTGAAGCTGCTATTGCATTAGCCATTGTATTAAACATTTACAAAACTTTCGCCACAGTAAACGTGGATGAAATTGACAAACTAAAAGAATAGCTCTATGACTGAAGCATCATTATTAAATATTTCGTTGGCAATATTACTACTGCCTGTCATCGGATTTGCAGCACTGATATTGTTTGGTAAAAAGATTCCCGGATCACACTGGCTCGAAACTATACTCATATTTTCGGCCCTGTGCCTGTCGATTTATGTGGGCTTTGGGAAGCTTGCCTTCTTTGCCGGCAAGAACCTCATTTTGGAAGCTACATGGATCCACTTGTGGAATGTCCCGGTACTGGGTAACATTACAATGGACCTGGGGATCAAGATCGACAACCTGACAGCCATTATGCTGTTCGTTGTAACGCTGATCAGCTTTTTGGTTCACGTATTCTCGCTGGAATATATGAAAGGCGACGCGAGATTTTCCCGCTACTATGCTTACTTGGGAATATTTACCTTCTCCATGCTGGGCATTGTCCTTACACATAATATTCTTATGATGTACATCTTCTGGGAACTGGTTGGAATTTCATCATATCTCCTTATCGGTTTCTGGTTCGAGAAGAAATCTGCTTCAGACGCC is a genomic window of Ignavibacteria bacterium containing:
- a CDS encoding NADH-quinone oxidoreductase subunit B, coding for MKSLLDQEFSDSNIVITKTEDLLNWARLSSVWQLGFGLACCAIEMMATSASHYDFDRFGVIPRATPRQADAIIISGTVTLKMATRIKRLYEQMPDPKYIISMGSCSNSGGPYWEHGYHVLKGIDRVIPVDVYVPGCPPRPEALLEGLLKLQEKIRNESLVKKTA
- a CDS encoding NADH-quinone oxidoreductase subunit C, producing the protein MKTREEIFNILKQEFPEDVFELLNQPSEPIIMVDPKAIHKICFYLRDTEGLKFDSLMVLSGADDANGEKVTDADGSVTINGGTLSVYYHLESIQLGQKATLKAATPRDNPEVESVEGVWKSANWHEREAYDMFGIKFLHHPDLRRILMPYDWEAGYPLRKDYKNPEFYQGMKVPY
- a CDS encoding NADH-quinone oxidoreductase subunit D, translated to MALKTEEMVLNMGPQHPSTHGVLRLEVELDGELIVNVKPHIGYLHRCFEKHAEAMNYNQVIPYTDRLDYLAAMYNSFGYVIGVEKLLGIQVPERVEYIRVIMGELQRIASHLVAVGTYGVDIGAFTPFLYGFRDREKILSLFEMTCGARMLYNYNWVGGLSHDLHPDFVPMAREFLKYFKGSLVEFNNLLSYNKIFIERTANVGVLPLDTAISYGITGPNLRASGIKWDLRKNDPYSVYDRFDFEIPMGSGEKGTTGDCWDRYYVRIREMEESVKIVEQALDQLPEGDVHAAIPKRIKPAVGTIYSRVENPKGELGYFIISDGSVNPYRMKVRGPSFVNLAVLGELCKGHLVADVIAILGSIDIVLGEVDR
- the nuoH gene encoding NADH-quinone oxidoreductase subunit NuoH — protein: MYNLLNNLIGNEYVAAVIAAALPLFVFILPFALAAVLLERKVSAFMQDRLGPNRTGYRGLLQTVADILKLIQKEDITATDADKKLFNLAPVLVFAGCYAAFAAIPFSGAYIGADIDLGMFFIVAISSLVVAGILMGGWASNNKYSLIGAMRSAAQMISYEIPTALVILSLVLVTGTLSLHQISEQQTAYFWNWNILGGAGLGFSKLLLIPFMIVGFIIIYISSLAEVNRTPFDIPEAESELVAGFHTEYSGMKFAMFFLAEYANMFAVSSVVAALFFGGYQSPFGYLGNTLGISWLVPLEQFFWFTAKGMFFVLVQMWLRWTLPRLRVDQLMTVCWKYLIPYAFVNLIIVGLITLL
- a CDS encoding NADH-quinone oxidoreductase subunit I, which codes for MKQYLKNTWEAIWTVLVGMKITLKHLFMPSVTIQYPDVKVQLPDRARNRLYVNIDDCIGCDQCARACPVSCISIETVKGMPTEDLGKTSNGKKKALWVTQFNIDIAKCCFCSLCTYPCPTECIKMTDVYEFSEYERANLLYKFSNMTEEEVAVKKENFAKMEAEKAAAKAAAAAAPKVPKPAPAAEATKTDTENK
- a CDS encoding NADH-quinone oxidoreductase subunit J, with the protein product MNIYDIVFYLFAAITLASAFVVVTARNIIYSAFSLLFTFFGIAGLYVLLGADFIAVVQLMVYVGGILVLILFGVMLTNKITSVQIKTGTLQVIPAILGTALMAGVLIKIFTGTNWHSQMAQYPTKTTAYALGHILLTDYVLIFELLGILLLIALIGAATIARKEEKAS
- the nuoK gene encoding NADH-quinone oxidoreductase subunit NuoK, with translation MVQVGLTHFLVVSAILFSLGIFGIVTRKNAVMVLMGLELILNSANINFVAFSRFGNFGLNGQAVALFVIVLAAAEAAIALAIVLNIYKTFATVNVDEIDKLKE